In Granulicatella elegans, one genomic interval encodes:
- the atpA gene encoding F0F1 ATP synthase subunit alpha has translation MDTEFGNITAGIRNQINSFEAEQHIEEIGEVSFIGDGIARVIGLTNVMAGELVEFANGTYGMAQNLEKNDVGVIIFGTYENIHEGESVRRTGRILDVPVGDALIGRVVDALGRPIDGLGALETTKRRPVENEAPGVMQRKSVHQSLATGLKVIDALVPIGKGQQELIIGDRKTGKTSIAIDAILNQKGKDTLCIYVAIGQKESTVKALVETLKRYGAMDYTTVVSASASQPAPMLYIAPYAGTAMGEEFMYNGKDVLIVYDDLSKQAAAYREISLLLRRPPGREAYPGDVFYLHSRLLERSAKLNDELGGGSLTALPIIETQAGDISAYIPTNVISITDGQIFLESDLFYSGVRPGLSAGLSVSRVGGSAQIKAMKKVSGTLRIDLASYRELEAFTQFGSDLDAATQQKLNRGKRTVEVLKQDVHRPLPIEYQVSILFALTNGILDSIPIERLKDFEKALYHHLENEHADILASIRDEEKIPDEEAFYQAIDKFKQIHLYERSK, from the coding sequence ATGGATACGGAATTCGGTAATATCACAGCAGGAATCCGCAACCAAATTAATTCCTTTGAAGCGGAACAACACATTGAAGAAATTGGTGAAGTTTCATTTATTGGGGACGGAATTGCTCGTGTCATCGGTCTTACCAATGTCATGGCTGGTGAATTAGTGGAATTTGCAAATGGTACTTATGGTATGGCACAAAATCTAGAGAAAAATGATGTGGGTGTTATTATCTTTGGTACTTACGAAAATATCCATGAAGGAGAATCAGTGCGTCGTACAGGTCGTATTTTAGACGTTCCTGTAGGAGATGCTTTGATTGGGCGTGTTGTGGATGCTCTGGGTCGTCCTATTGATGGTTTAGGAGCGCTTGAAACAACAAAACGTCGTCCAGTAGAAAATGAAGCACCTGGTGTAATGCAACGTAAAAGTGTTCACCAATCATTAGCTACTGGATTAAAAGTCATCGATGCATTAGTTCCAATTGGTAAAGGCCAACAGGAATTAATTATCGGAGATAGAAAAACAGGTAAAACAAGTATTGCAATTGATGCAATTTTGAACCAAAAAGGTAAAGATACTTTATGTATTTATGTTGCAATTGGACAAAAAGAATCTACTGTAAAAGCTTTAGTAGAAACGTTAAAACGTTATGGAGCAATGGATTATACAACAGTTGTATCTGCTAGTGCTTCACAACCAGCTCCAATGCTTTATATTGCTCCTTATGCAGGAACTGCAATGGGAGAAGAATTTATGTATAACGGAAAAGATGTTTTAATTGTTTATGATGATTTATCAAAACAAGCAGCAGCTTACCGAGAAATTTCATTATTACTTCGTCGTCCTCCAGGTCGTGAAGCGTATCCAGGGGATGTATTCTATTTACACTCTCGTTTATTAGAACGTTCAGCGAAGTTAAATGATGAATTAGGTGGCGGTTCATTAACGGCCTTACCAATTATTGAAACTCAAGCGGGAGACATTTCTGCTTATATTCCTACTAACGTAATTTCTATTACAGATGGTCAAATCTTCTTAGAAAGTGATTTATTCTATTCAGGTGTTCGTCCAGGTTTATCTGCCGGATTATCTGTATCACGTGTAGGGGGATCTGCGCAAATTAAAGCGATGAAAAAAGTTTCAGGTACATTACGTATCGACTTAGCAAGTTACCGTGAATTAGAAGCCTTCACACAATTTGGTTCTGATTTAGATGCGGCAACTCAACAAAAATTAAATCGTGGTAAGAGAACCGTAGAGGTTTTAAAACAAGATGTTCATAGACCATTACCAATTGAATATCAAGTATCAATTTTATTTGCATTAACAAATGGAATCTTAGATTCTATTCCAATTGAAAGATTGAAAGATTTCGAAAAAGCATTGTATCATCATTTAGAAAATGAACATGCTGATATTTTAGCAAGTATTCGTGATGAAGAAAAAATTCCAGATGAAGAAGCTTTTTATCAAGCAATTGATAAGTTTAAACAAATTCATTTATACGAACGCTCAAAATAA
- a CDS encoding F0F1 ATP synthase subunit gamma — MASSLNDLKKRIISTKKTSQITSAMQMVSASKLAKSEQAVRRYQDYAEKIREVVTHLLYAEQKYDIEETDEEIDSNKEESFIDYHDLLIERPVKKTGYLVISSDQGLAGSYNSSIFQATCEMLQMDHDSKDEYVILTIGGAASRFFKKMGIDVRLEINDVSDIPSFEEVRKIVSSAVQMFRQGEFDEFYVCYNHHVNALLSNYRVEKMLPIIDLDEDEAKEYELDYIFEPNKEIIMETLLPQYAESLIYGAVIDAKAAEHASRMTAMRSATDNARDLISDLTQDLNQRRQAQITQEITEIVGGAAALEEQ, encoded by the coding sequence ATGGCGTCTTCATTAAACGACTTGAAGAAGCGAATTATTTCAACGAAAAAAACAAGTCAAATTACAAGTGCTATGCAAATGGTTTCTGCTTCAAAGCTAGCTAAGTCTGAACAAGCCGTTCGTCGTTATCAGGATTATGCTGAAAAAATTCGTGAAGTTGTAACGCATTTATTATATGCTGAACAAAAATATGATATTGAAGAAACTGATGAAGAAATTGATTCAAATAAAGAGGAATCATTTATTGATTACCACGATTTATTAATCGAAAGACCTGTGAAAAAAACAGGTTATCTAGTCATTTCATCAGACCAAGGTCTAGCGGGAAGTTACAATTCTTCGATTTTCCAAGCAACATGCGAAATGTTGCAAATGGATCATGATTCAAAAGATGAGTATGTGATTTTAACAATTGGTGGAGCTGCAAGTCGCTTCTTTAAAAAGATGGGCATTGATGTTCGTTTAGAAATTAATGATGTCAGTGATATTCCATCATTTGAAGAAGTACGTAAAATTGTAAGTAGTGCGGTACAAATGTTTAGACAAGGTGAATTTGATGAATTTTATGTTTGTTATAATCACCATGTGAATGCATTATTATCCAATTATCGTGTTGAAAAAATGTTACCGATTATTGACTTAGATGAAGATGAAGCGAAAGAATATGAGTTAGATTATATTTTTGAGCCAAATAAAGAAATTATTATGGAAACATTATTGCCTCAATATGCAGAATCTCTTATTTATGGGGCGGTTATCGATGCAAAAGCTGCTGAGCATGCTTCACGTATGACAGCTATGAGAAGTGCAACGGATAATGCAAGAGATTTAATAAGTGATTTGACACAAGATTTAAACCAACGTCGTCAAGCACAAATTACGCAAGAAATAACTGAAATCGTTGGCGGAGCAGCAGCTCTAGAAGAACAGTAA
- the atpF gene encoding F0F1 ATP synthase subunit B — translation MFQYMLVGSTVLGDTLIVLISIILLLFLVKYFAWDKIEVMLEARRQKISKDLDEAEKKRKAAEEIQANAKEIIHNAEVKGQDILNSTREAASKMQDEMIKEGRDVVSRMKLDGQREVDSMKQRALAQMQDQIVDLSVQLASQILNKELTEQTHQDVIESFIEGLES, via the coding sequence ATGTTTCAGTATATGTTAGTAGGTAGCACTGTTCTGGGAGATACACTTATTGTCTTAATTTCAATTATCTTATTACTATTTTTAGTTAAGTATTTCGCTTGGGATAAAATTGAAGTGATGTTAGAAGCTCGTCGTCAAAAAATCAGTAAAGATTTAGATGAAGCTGAAAAGAAACGTAAAGCAGCTGAAGAGATTCAAGCAAATGCAAAAGAAATTATTCATAATGCAGAAGTGAAAGGTCAAGATATTTTAAACTCGACTAGAGAAGCAGCTTCAAAAATGCAAGATGAAATGATTAAAGAAGGACGAGATGTTGTATCTAGAATGAAACTAGATGGACAACGTGAAGTGGATTCCATGAAACAACGTGCTTTGGCGCAAATGCAAGATCAAATTGTAGATTTATCTGTTCAACTTGCAAGCCAAATTTTAAATAAAGAATTGACTGAGCAGACACATCAAGATGTGATTGAATCCTTTATTGAAGGGTTGGAAAGCTGA
- the nrdG gene encoding anaerobic ribonucleoside-triphosphate reductase activating protein: MKFPKPGEWTSEQYSKGKIASYKPYNFVDGEGVRCSLYVSGCLFACEGCYNVKAQNFNTGIFYTEELEEQIIQDIGASYCQGLTLLGGEPFLNTQVCLSLVRKLRSVYGRSKDIWSWTGYTWEELQLETPDKKALLQELDILVDGRFDIKKRDLTLQFRGSSNQRIIDVQKSLQDGQVVLWDGLRE, translated from the coding sequence ATGAAGTTTCCAAAACCGGGGGAGTGGACAAGTGAACAATATTCTAAAGGAAAAATTGCTAGTTATAAGCCTTATAATTTTGTAGATGGGGAAGGTGTGCGTTGTTCCTTATATGTGAGCGGTTGTTTGTTTGCTTGTGAAGGTTGTTATAATGTCAAAGCACAAAATTTTAATACGGGAATTTTTTATACAGAAGAATTAGAAGAACAAATCATTCAAGATATTGGCGCTAGTTATTGCCAGGGATTAACGTTGTTAGGTGGAGAACCTTTCTTAAATACTCAAGTATGCCTGTCCTTAGTTCGTAAACTACGAAGTGTTTATGGGCGGTCTAAAGATATTTGGTCATGGACAGGCTATACTTGGGAAGAGTTACAGTTAGAAACACCCGATAAAAAAGCATTGTTACAAGAACTCGATATTTTAGTAGATGGACGATTTGATATTAAAAAAAGAGATTTAACCTTGCAATTTAGAGGGAGTTCAAATCAAAGAATCATTGATGTACAAAAGTCTTTACAGGATGGGCAAGTTGTTTTATGGGATGGATTAAGAGAATAA
- the atpH gene encoding ATP synthase F1 subunit delta: protein MVKFHKEVVKEASHFYGQVKYDGTLKTVTAELQEVLDGIQNTARFRQLMHLEQVSVEEKMALLQEAVSNLSRSTQDYLKSYLHPDKSAYLIEAIEAFLDIYSANRLEMISAVPLTEEQINRIAEAFQKKTRKEYDSFVNTVDPSVIGGVKLKTKEYLLDGTLLYKLEQFKKKISQTGLKG, encoded by the coding sequence ATGGTGAAATTTCATAAAGAAGTAGTCAAAGAAGCCAGTCATTTTTATGGTCAAGTCAAGTATGACGGGACTTTAAAAACAGTTACAGCAGAATTACAAGAAGTATTAGACGGAATTCAAAATACTGCACGCTTTCGTCAATTAATGCATTTAGAACAAGTTTCCGTTGAAGAAAAAATGGCATTATTACAAGAAGCTGTTTCGAATTTATCAAGGAGTACACAAGATTATTTAAAATCTTATTTACACCCTGATAAATCTGCTTATCTAATTGAAGCAATTGAAGCTTTTCTTGATATTTATTCAGCGAATCGACTTGAAATGATTTCAGCAGTTCCACTAACAGAAGAACAAATCAATCGTATTGCAGAAGCTTTTCAAAAGAAAACAAGAAAAGAGTATGATTCATTCGTCAATACAGTTGATCCAAGCGTAATCGGTGGAGTGAAATTAAAGACAAAAGAATATTTATTAGACGGAACATTATTATATAAACTTGAACAGTTTAAGAAGAAAATTAGTCAAACAGGATTGAAGGGGTGA
- the nrdD gene encoding anaerobic ribonucleoside-triphosphate reductase — protein MLVKKRDERVEKFNLQKIFRGIEKAEKSLYAELSKKRKEVLDEVTRKILLKIESLAIEKIKSEEIEAVVLDCLKQEGETVLANQFLAARIQWNKKREKEMDVTQRLTKLSQRDASIIHENANKDSEVFNTQRDLMAGTVGKVFGLKMLPPHVANAHLKGDIHYHDLDYHPYLPMTNCSLIDFKEMFEHGFKIGNADVESPKSIQTATAQMAQIIANVASSQYGGCSANRIDEVLAPYAKLNYEKHLQDAKKWVDGEKKQEAYALEKTKKDIYDAMQSLEYEINTLYTSQGQTPFTTLGFGLGTSLFEREIQKAILKVRIKGIGKEQRTAIFPKLIFTLKRGVNLEQNDPNYDIKTLALECSTKRMYPDVLNYEQIVRITGSFKVPMGCRSFLQGWKNEKGEDVSDGRMNLGVVTLNIPRIALESDGDKEQFWSILEEKLQICKDALVYRVERCKEAKSANAPILYRYGSFGKRLMNDEAVDEVFKHRRATVSLGYIGLYETATVFFGNCWETNPEAKDFTLNILKRLSEKTKEWSDEYDYHFSVYATPSESLTDRFCRLDYEKFGDVADITNKEYYTNSFHYDVRKSPTPFEKIDFEKDYPVYSSGGFIHYCEYPVMKQNPKGLEAVWDYAYERVGYLGTNTPIDRCYECGYEGEFEPTAKGFECPMCKNRNPKTCDVVKRTCGYLGNPQARPMVHGRHQEIKSRVKHLSNERNLIN, from the coding sequence ATGCTTGTAAAGAAAAGAGATGAAAGAGTAGAGAAGTTTAATCTCCAAAAAATCTTTCGTGGAATAGAAAAAGCAGAAAAAAGTTTGTACGCGGAACTTTCAAAAAAACGTAAAGAAGTGCTAGATGAAGTTACGAGAAAGATTTTATTAAAAATAGAAAGTTTAGCGATAGAAAAAATTAAATCAGAAGAAATAGAAGCTGTTGTTTTAGATTGTTTGAAACAAGAAGGAGAAACGGTATTAGCAAATCAATTTCTTGCCGCTCGAATTCAATGGAATAAAAAACGAGAAAAAGAAATGGATGTTACTCAAAGGTTAACTAAATTAAGCCAAAGAGATGCGAGTATTATTCATGAAAATGCCAATAAAGATAGTGAAGTTTTTAATACACAACGAGATTTGATGGCAGGAACAGTAGGGAAAGTTTTCGGATTGAAAATGCTCCCTCCGCATGTTGCGAATGCCCATTTAAAAGGAGATATTCATTATCATGACTTAGATTATCATCCTTATTTACCAATGACGAATTGTAGTTTAATTGATTTTAAGGAAATGTTTGAACATGGCTTTAAAATTGGAAATGCAGATGTCGAAAGTCCAAAATCGATACAAACAGCTACTGCTCAAATGGCACAAATTATTGCGAATGTTGCTTCGAGCCAATATGGAGGATGTTCTGCGAATCGTATTGATGAAGTATTAGCTCCATATGCAAAGCTAAATTATGAAAAACATTTACAAGATGCTAAAAAATGGGTGGATGGAGAGAAAAAACAAGAAGCGTATGCATTAGAGAAAACAAAAAAAGATATTTATGATGCCATGCAATCGTTAGAGTATGAAATTAATACACTCTATACTTCTCAAGGGCAAACTCCATTTACAACACTAGGATTTGGATTAGGGACGTCATTATTTGAACGAGAAATTCAAAAAGCGATTTTAAAAGTAAGAATTAAAGGGATTGGAAAAGAACAAAGAACGGCTATTTTCCCTAAATTAATTTTTACGTTAAAACGTGGTGTGAATTTAGAACAAAATGATCCGAATTATGATATTAAAACATTAGCTTTAGAATGTTCAACTAAAAGAATGTATCCAGACGTTTTAAATTATGAACAAATTGTTAGAATTACGGGGAGTTTTAAAGTTCCGATGGGATGCCGTTCATTTTTACAAGGTTGGAAAAATGAAAAAGGCGAAGATGTTTCGGATGGAAGAATGAATTTAGGTGTCGTGACATTGAACATTCCAAGAATCGCATTAGAATCAGATGGTGATAAAGAGCAATTTTGGAGCATTTTAGAAGAAAAATTACAAATTTGTAAAGATGCTTTAGTGTATCGGGTAGAACGCTGCAAAGAAGCAAAATCAGCGAATGCGCCGATTTTATATCGCTATGGTTCATTTGGCAAACGATTGATGAATGATGAAGCGGTAGATGAAGTATTTAAACATCGTCGTGCAACAGTATCGCTTGGATATATTGGCTTATATGAAACGGCTACGGTCTTTTTTGGAAATTGTTGGGAAACAAATCCAGAAGCAAAAGACTTTACCTTAAATATTTTGAAACGATTAAGCGAGAAAACAAAGGAATGGTCGGATGAATATGACTATCATTTTAGTGTTTATGCAACACCAAGTGAAAGTTTAACGGATCGTTTTTGTAGATTAGATTATGAAAAATTTGGAGATGTAGCTGATATTACAAATAAGGAATATTATACGAATAGCTTCCATTATGATGTGAGAAAATCACCAACTCCATTTGAAAAAATTGATTTTGAAAAAGATTATCCAGTTTATTCCTCAGGAGGATTTATTCATTATTGCGAATATCCTGTTATGAAACAAAATCCAAAAGGGCTTGAAGCGGTATGGGATTATGCGTATGAAAGAGTGGGCTATCTTGGGACGAATACACCGATTGATCGTTGTTATGAATGTGGTTATGAAGGGGAGTTTGAACCAACTGCTAAAGGATTTGAATGTCCAATGTGTAAAAATAGAAATCCTAAAACTTGTGATGTCGTTAAACGAACTTGCGGTTACTTAGGAAATCCACAAGCTCGCCCAATGGTTCACGGAAGGCATCAAGAAATTAAATCACGGGTGAAACATCTCTCCAATGAACGAAATTTAATCAATTAG
- the atpE gene encoding F0F1 ATP synthase subunit C has protein sequence MTELAAAIAVAGAALAAAFGNQAVIVKTIESMTRQPEMSNELRSTMFVGVALIEAMPIFAVLIALILVFIK, from the coding sequence ATGACAGAATTAGCAGCAGCAATCGCAGTAGCAGGGGCAGCTTTAGCAGCCGCTTTTGGTAACCAAGCAGTTATCGTAAAAACAATTGAATCAATGACACGCCAACCAGAAATGAGCAATGAATTACGTTCAACAATGTTCGTTGGGGTAGCCTTAATCGAAGCGATGCCAATTTTTGCGGTATTAATCGCTTTAATCCTAGTTTTCATCAAATAA
- a CDS encoding zinc ABC transporter substrate-binding protein AdcA, producing MKVSKKIVAVLGAAFLLGACSQPTSTSSKKEGKLNIMTTFYPIYDFTRNIVGDEGEVSLLIGAGTEPHEYDPTAKDIAKISQSDALVYDNENMETWVPTVMKSLTDSKVKEIKATKDLVLLPGGEEEHDHDHAGEDHHHEYDPHVWLSPYRAKLLVQKITDQLSEAFPAKASAFKTNAQAYLEKLTELDNEYTTALKDAKQKNFVTQHTAFKYLALDYGLNQVGIAGISPEAEPSPARLAELTKYIKENDIRYIYFEENASEKIAKTLATETGVALEVLNPLESLTKEEMDKGDNYISVMKENLAALLKTTTVEGKDIKPEHEENTKTVAKGYFEDKDIKDRTLSDYAGEWQSVYPYLVDGTFNQIFDYKAKQSKSMSATEYKEYYTKGYKTTVKQMKITDKTMEFIDENGQSHQSEYQYVGYKVLNYKKGNRGVRYLFEAVNPESGAPKYVQFSDHNIAPVKTAHYHIFTGNESQEKLLEEMDNWPTYYPATLTGFEIAQEMLVH from the coding sequence ATGAAAGTTAGCAAAAAAATTGTAGCAGTGTTAGGAGCGGCATTTTTATTAGGAGCTTGTTCTCAACCAACTTCTACATCTTCAAAAAAAGAAGGTAAATTAAATATTATGACAACTTTTTATCCAATTTATGATTTCACTAGAAATATTGTTGGAGATGAAGGAGAAGTTTCTTTATTAATTGGAGCTGGAACTGAACCGCATGAATACGATCCAACTGCAAAAGATATTGCAAAAATCTCACAATCAGATGCTTTAGTGTATGATAATGAAAATATGGAAACTTGGGTTCCAACTGTGATGAAAAGTTTAACAGATTCAAAAGTAAAAGAAATTAAAGCAACAAAAGATTTAGTATTATTGCCAGGTGGGGAAGAAGAACATGATCACGATCATGCTGGAGAAGATCATCATCACGAATACGACCCACATGTTTGGTTATCTCCTTATCGTGCTAAATTATTAGTACAAAAAATTACGGATCAATTAAGTGAAGCATTCCCAGCAAAAGCTTCTGCTTTTAAAACAAATGCCCAAGCTTATTTAGAAAAATTAACAGAATTAGATAATGAATACACAACTGCTTTAAAAGATGCGAAACAAAAGAATTTCGTAACACAACATACAGCATTTAAGTATTTAGCCTTAGATTATGGTTTAAATCAAGTGGGAATTGCTGGTATTTCACCAGAAGCTGAGCCTTCACCAGCTCGTTTAGCTGAATTGACAAAATATATTAAAGAAAATGATATTCGTTATATTTATTTTGAAGAAAATGCATCAGAAAAAATTGCGAAAACTCTAGCAACAGAAACAGGAGTAGCGTTAGAGGTGTTAAATCCATTAGAATCTTTAACGAAAGAAGAAATGGATAAGGGTGATAATTATATTTCAGTCATGAAAGAAAATTTAGCAGCTTTACTAAAAACAACGACAGTTGAAGGTAAAGATATTAAACCAGAACATGAAGAAAATACGAAAACTGTAGCAAAAGGATATTTTGAAGATAAAGATATTAAAGATCGCACATTAAGCGATTATGCTGGGGAGTGGCAATCTGTATATCCTTATTTAGTAGATGGTACATTCAATCAAATATTTGATTATAAAGCAAAACAATCAAAATCTATGAGTGCTACTGAGTATAAAGAGTATTATACAAAAGGCTATAAAACAACTGTTAAGCAAATGAAGATAACGGATAAGACAATGGAATTCATTGATGAAAATGGTCAAAGTCATCAATCTGAATATCAATATGTAGGCTATAAAGTGTTGAACTATAAAAAAGGAAACAGAGGCGTGCGTTATTTATTTGAAGCGGTAAATCCTGAATCGGGTGCTCCAAAATATGTTCAATTTAGCGATCATAATATTGCACCAGTGAAAACAGCTCACTATCATATCTTTACAGGTAATGAAAGCCAAGAAAAATTATTAGAAGAAATGGATAACTGGCCAACTTATTATCCAGCAACATTAACAGGTTTTGAAATTGCTCAAGAAATGTTAGTTCATTAA
- the rpsN gene encoding 30S ribosomal protein S14, with the protein MAKKSKIAKHQKQLALVEKYAQLRYELKQAGDYEALRKLPINSNPNRVKNRDMVDGRPRAYMRKFGISRIKFRDLAHKGLIPGVVKASW; encoded by the coding sequence ATGGCTAAAAAGTCAAAAATTGCGAAGCACCAAAAACAATTAGCATTAGTAGAAAAATATGCACAACTTAGATATGAATTAAAACAAGCAGGAGATTATGAAGCACTTCGTAAATTACCGATTAATTCAAATCCAAATCGTGTGAAAAATAGAGATATGGTTGATGGTCGACCAAGAGCTTATATGAGAAAATTTGGAATCTCAAGAATTAAATTCCGTGATTTAGCTCATAAAGGATTAATCCCAGGTGTTGTAAAAGCAAGCTGGTAA
- the atpD gene encoding F0F1 ATP synthase subunit beta, whose amino-acid sequence MRTGEILQVVGPVVDVVFPLEEGVPDIHNALHVVKENSEGHKKTITLETAVELGDGAVRTIAMESTDGLQRGMKVIDLGRTISVPVGTETLGRVFNVLGDTIDLGEKFPEDFRRDEIHKPAPKFEQLSSQYEILQTGIKVIDLLAPYLKGGKIGLFGGAGVGKTVLIQELIHNIAEELGGISVFTGVGERTREGNDLYHEMKDSGVSAKTAMVFGQMNEPPGARMRVALTGLTIAEHFRDEQKQDVLLFIDNIYRFTQAGSEVSALLGRMPSAVGYQPTLATEMGQLQERISSTKDGSITSIQAIYVPADDYTDPAPATTFAHLDATTNLERRLTEQGIYPAVDPLASTSSALTPDIVGEEHYEVAMKVQQMLQRYRELQDIIAILGIDELSDSEKIIVNRARRIQFFLSQNFHVAEAFTGQPGSYVPIKDTVRGFKGIIDGEYDDIPEDLFRNVGPIEDVLKKAQAAGYRGGN is encoded by the coding sequence TTGAGAACTGGAGAAATTTTACAAGTTGTTGGACCAGTTGTGGACGTTGTATTTCCTTTAGAAGAAGGCGTGCCTGATATTCACAATGCCCTACATGTTGTGAAAGAAAATAGTGAAGGGCATAAAAAAACAATTACGCTTGAAACAGCTGTTGAATTAGGGGATGGTGCTGTACGTACAATTGCCATGGAATCAACTGATGGTCTTCAACGAGGTATGAAAGTTATTGATTTAGGACGTACAATTAGTGTTCCAGTTGGAACAGAAACTTTAGGACGTGTATTTAATGTATTAGGAGATACAATTGATTTAGGGGAGAAATTTCCTGAAGATTTTAGACGTGATGAAATTCATAAACCAGCTCCTAAATTTGAACAATTAAGTAGTCAATACGAAATTTTACAAACAGGTATTAAAGTTATTGACTTATTAGCGCCTTACTTAAAAGGTGGTAAAATTGGATTATTTGGAGGTGCCGGAGTAGGTAAGACGGTATTAATCCAAGAATTAATTCATAATATTGCAGAAGAATTAGGTGGTATTTCTGTATTTACGGGTGTTGGAGAACGTACTCGTGAAGGGAATGACCTTTACCATGAAATGAAGGATTCAGGTGTATCTGCTAAAACTGCCATGGTATTTGGACAAATGAACGAACCACCAGGAGCTCGTATGCGTGTTGCGTTAACAGGATTAACGATTGCTGAACATTTCCGTGATGAGCAAAAACAAGATGTATTATTATTCATTGATAATATTTACCGTTTCACTCAAGCAGGTTCAGAAGTATCTGCCCTTTTAGGTCGTATGCCTTCAGCTGTAGGGTATCAACCAACATTAGCAACTGAAATGGGACAATTACAAGAACGTATTAGTTCAACAAAAGATGGATCTATTACATCGATTCAAGCTATTTACGTTCCTGCCGATGACTACACTGACCCAGCGCCAGCTACAACATTTGCCCATTTAGATGCTACAACGAACTTAGAGCGTCGTTTAACTGAGCAAGGGATTTACCCAGCGGTGGATCCATTAGCTTCAACTTCAAGTGCTTTAACTCCCGACATTGTAGGAGAAGAACACTACGAAGTAGCAATGAAAGTTCAACAAATGTTACAACGTTATCGTGAATTACAAGATATTATCGCTATTTTAGGAATTGATGAATTATCTGATAGTGAAAAAATTATTGTAAACCGTGCAAGAAGAATTCAATTCTTCTTATCTCAAAATTTCCACGTTGCAGAAGCATTTACAGGTCAGCCAGGTTCATATGTTCCTATTAAAGATACAGTACGTGGCTTTAAAGGAATTATTGATGGAGAATATGATGATATTCCGGAAGACTTATTCCGTAATGTTGGACCGATTGAAGATGTACTTAAAAAAGCACAAGCGGCAGGTTACCGAGGAGGTAATTAA
- a CDS encoding putative metal homeostasis protein translates to MKQDLATAYRQMKSPNIKTRKRALKLIHEAKRGKKK, encoded by the coding sequence ATGAAACAAGATTTAGCAACAGCATATAGACAAATGAAAAGTCCAAATATTAAAACTCGTAAACGTGCATTAAAATTAATTCATGAAGCGAAACGTGGGAAGAAAAAATAA
- a CDS encoding F0F1 ATP synthase subunit epsilon, with protein sequence MLENRELLVVVTTPEGKVYNHRSYSVSAEAIDGGITILPNHAPIMLPLKIGELRVKRFLEDSPTDYIAIGGGIMEVRDNVVTVIANVAERARDIDVSRAEQARDKAEAIIHNKECSKSEVERAKIALNKAINRIGVSKHRRLKQ encoded by the coding sequence ATGCTTGAAAATCGAGAACTTTTAGTCGTCGTAACAACTCCAGAAGGCAAAGTTTATAATCACCGTTCTTATTCGGTTAGTGCAGAAGCCATTGATGGAGGAATTACGATTCTTCCAAATCATGCACCAATTATGTTACCATTGAAAATTGGTGAATTACGAGTAAAACGTTTCTTAGAAGATTCTCCTACTGATTATATTGCGATTGGTGGAGGAATAATGGAAGTGCGTGATAATGTCGTAACGGTTATTGCGAACGTTGCAGAACGTGCACGTGATATTGACGTGAGTCGTGCGGAACAAGCGCGTGATAAAGCAGAAGCGATTATTCATAATAAAGAGTGCTCTAAGAGTGAAGTAGAACGTGCGAAAATTGCATTGAACAAAGCGATTAACCGTATAGGTGTTTCAAAACATCGTCGATTAAAACAATAA